In Actinobacillus indolicus, a single genomic region encodes these proteins:
- the fmt gene encoding methionyl-tRNA formyltransferase, which produces MKKLNIIFAGTPDFAATHLQALLNSEHNVIAVYTQPDKPAGRGKKLQASPVKQLAEAHHIPVYQPKSLRKEEAQAELQALNADVMVVVAYGLILPEAVLKAPKYGCLNVHGSLLPRWRGAAPIQRSIWAGDTETGVTIMQMDIGLDTGDMLHKVTTPILPTETSASLYAKLAELAPPALLEVLNGLTSGQFKPEKQQDEQANYAEKLTKEEAKLDWHMTACQLERNIRAFNPAPMAYLTLMVNEVEERIKVYQAEVLPHQEKAVGTVLAVDKNGIQIATQQGVLNITQLQPAGKKPMSVQDFLNGRGDWFKVGSVL; this is translated from the coding sequence ATGAAAAAACTCAACATTATTTTTGCAGGCACCCCTGATTTTGCCGCAACCCATTTACAAGCCTTGTTAAATTCGGAACATAACGTTATTGCTGTTTATACACAGCCCGATAAGCCTGCTGGACGTGGGAAAAAGCTACAAGCCAGCCCGGTAAAACAGTTGGCGGAAGCACATCATATTCCGGTGTATCAACCGAAATCGTTACGCAAAGAAGAGGCTCAGGCGGAGTTACAGGCGTTAAACGCTGATGTGATGGTTGTGGTGGCGTATGGCTTAATTCTGCCAGAAGCGGTGTTAAAAGCACCGAAATATGGTTGCTTAAATGTTCACGGTTCGTTGTTACCGCGTTGGCGTGGGGCTGCACCTATTCAGCGTTCAATTTGGGCCGGTGATACGGAAACGGGCGTGACCATTATGCAGATGGATATTGGCTTAGATACGGGCGATATGTTGCATAAGGTGACGACACCGATTTTACCAACGGAAACGTCCGCCAGCTTGTATGCCAAACTTGCCGAGCTTGCACCGCCAGCTTTGCTTGAGGTATTAAACGGTTTAACAAGCGGTCAGTTTAAGCCTGAAAAACAGCAAGACGAGCAAGCGAACTACGCTGAAAAATTGACGAAAGAAGAAGCAAAATTAGATTGGCATATGACCGCTTGTCAGCTTGAGCGTAATATCCGAGCCTTTAATCCTGCCCCGATGGCATATTTAACCTTGATGGTGAATGAAGTGGAAGAGCGGATAAAAGTGTATCAAGCTGAGGTTCTGCCACATCAAGAGAAAGCGGTCGGCACGGTGTTGGCGGTGGATAAAAACGGTATCCAAATTGCCACTCAACAAGGTGTGTTAAATATTACCCAACTTCAGCCGGCAGGCAAGAAACCGATGTCCGTACAAGATTTCTTAAACGGTCGGGGAGACTGGTTTAAAGTAGGAAGCGTTCTCTAA